Part of the Sodalinema gerasimenkoae IPPAS B-353 genome is shown below.
TGTTGGTCTCGCTGGGCAATTTCGGCTTCCAATTGGGAGAGGTTCACCTCATAACCCTGTTTTTCCAGGTCTACCTGGCGTCGTCGGGCCCGTTCTTGCACAGAAGCGGTGAGAAAAATCTTGACATCAGCATCCGGGAACACCTGAGTTCCCATATCTCGCCCTTCGGCCACTAAGCCGCCAGCGGCCCCATACTCCTGTTGTTGTCGCACCAAAAATTCACGAACGGCGGGGAAGGCTGCCACCGTAGAGACTTGGGCAGTCACCTCGGGACTGCGAATGGCTTGGGTCACCTCATGCTGATTCACCCAGACGCGACATTGGGGACTGTCTCCCTGGGGTTCTAGGCGAATCTCGCAGTTTTTCAGGGCTTGGGCGATATGGGCTTCATCGTTGACAGAGATACCACATTCGAGGACATACCAGGTTACAGCCCGGTACATGGCCCCGGTATCGAGATAGAGTAGGCCGAGTTTGTCGGCGACCTGTCGGGTGACGGTGGACTTTCCAGCCCCCGCTGGGCCATCGATGGCAACAATGGGCTGACGAATCGTTAACAACATAGTATCAATGAGGCGAGTGGAACCGAGGTGGGCGGCGATCGCCAGTCGTCCTTGATCCTTAATGGTGGTTAGGAGGGCTAAAGACTGGGGATCGACTAATTCTACATACTCGGGCTGCACTTGGGGAACCTGGGCCAGTTCTGCTTGCACGATCGCCAATAGGGCCTTGGCATCTCGTTCCCCCCGCTGGAATTGCGATCGCGCGGCCGCCAATCCTCGATACAGGACGCTGGCTTGCTCTCGTTGGCGATCGCTCAGATACTGGTTTCGAGAACTGTAGGCCAGTCCAGACTCCTCCCGCACTAACGCACAGGGGATAATCTCGACAGGAAAATTTAGGTCGGCGACAAGACGGCGGATAATCAGCAGTTGCTGGGCATCTTTCTCGCCGAAATAGGCCCGATGGGGTTGGATGAGATTAAAAAGCTTGGTGACGATGGTG
Proteins encoded:
- a CDS encoding bifunctional pantoate--beta-alanine ligase/(d)CMP kinase, whose translation is MKQLTTIAELRDYRQGVSSTETLGLIPTMGNLHAGHLSLIRQGRSHNDQLIVSIFLNPLQFGPNEDLARYPKTLDADLEHCRAAGVDAVFCPQAEDLGISSQDSSSVLTQVCPPPDLTSVLCGRSRPGHFQGVATIVTKLFNLIQPHRAYFGEKDAQQLLIIRRLVADLNFPVEIIPCALVREESGLAYSSRNQYLSDRQREQASVLYRGLAAARSQFQRGERDAKALLAIVQAELAQVPQVQPEYVELVDPQSLALLTTIKDQGRLAIAAHLGSTRLIDTMLLTIRQPIVAIDGPAGAGKSTVTRQVADKLGLLYLDTGAMYRAVTWYVLECGISVNDEAHIAQALKNCEIRLEPQGDSPQCRVWVNQHEVTQAIRSPEVTAQVSTVAAFPAVREFLVRQQQEYGAAGGLVAEGRDMGTQVFPDADVKIFLTASVQERARRRQVDLEKQGYEVNLSQLEAEIAQRDQQDSTRAISPLQKAEDAIEIQTDDLTVEAVVSQILSYVPRD